The Agrococcus carbonis genome has a window encoding:
- a CDS encoding HtaA domain-containing protein: MSALAWGIKASLLGYVRGMADGSVTLAGGAEELDGGFRFPAADAAGQTGADAPLAFRGSVTLTGHGGMLRVTIADPALVDTGDGWVLEIADPDDPGIRLPFATLAGFDGERATGAALTEDGADLFFGPYERGTAIDDPRVVA; this comes from the coding sequence ATGAGCGCGCTCGCGTGGGGCATCAAGGCGTCGCTGCTCGGCTACGTCCGCGGCATGGCCGACGGGTCGGTGACCCTCGCCGGGGGCGCCGAGGAGCTCGACGGCGGCTTCCGGTTCCCGGCGGCGGATGCGGCGGGGCAGACGGGTGCGGATGCGCCGCTCGCGTTCCGCGGCTCGGTGACGCTCACGGGCCACGGCGGCATGCTGCGCGTGACGATCGCCGATCCGGCGCTCGTCGACACCGGCGACGGCTGGGTGCTCGAGATCGCGGACCCGGACGACCCCGGCATCCGCCTGCCCTTCGCGACGCTCGCCGGCTTCGACGGCGAGCGGGCGACGGGCGCCGCGCTCACCGAGGACGGCGCCGACCTGTTCTTCGGCCCGTACGAGCGCGGCACGGCGATCGACGACCCCCGGGTGGTCGCGTAG
- a CDS encoding MFS transporter, whose amino-acid sequence MSHSTPSTTARERNKVLAAVVVGTTIEWYDFFIYAFMANLVFAALFFEPAGPGLGQIFSLLTIGISFLFRPLGAFLAGHYGDKLGRRPMLVITLLLMGGATTLVGALPTFDTIGVMAPVLLILLRILQGLSAGGEWGGAVLMAIEHAPANRRGLYGSFVQAGVPIGMLLATGILAAIRAIFPGDAFLEVGWRIPFFISIILVLVGFIVRRSVDESPVFQEIKETAQESSAPIALVFKKYGLVVLFAAMVFMANNATGYMTTGGYIQGLASRPVDGTPPGLGFDPVGVQLAAFAGSLSWLVFTFVAGWLSDRIGRKPLYLIGWLALAIGIVPLFVLVETGVAGVAWATIILGAGLGLTYGAQAAWYAESFPASVRYSGVSIAYAIGAVIGGAFAPTIAQALLQATGTTWAIVGYLLATVVISVIGTLLMKDRTGVPLSIEFEKSGKWDGWRRGDAYEELSTVDAEANARR is encoded by the coding sequence GTGTCCCACAGCACGCCAAGCACCACGGCGCGCGAGCGCAACAAGGTGCTCGCAGCCGTCGTCGTCGGCACCACGATCGAGTGGTACGACTTCTTCATCTACGCGTTCATGGCGAACCTCGTGTTCGCCGCGCTGTTCTTCGAGCCGGCCGGCCCCGGGCTCGGCCAGATCTTCTCGCTGCTCACGATCGGCATCTCGTTCCTGTTCCGACCCCTCGGGGCGTTCCTCGCCGGCCACTACGGCGACAAGCTCGGCCGGCGACCGATGCTCGTCATCACGCTGCTCCTCATGGGCGGCGCCACGACGCTCGTCGGCGCGCTGCCCACGTTCGACACCATCGGCGTCATGGCGCCGGTGCTGCTGATCCTGCTGCGCATCCTGCAGGGCCTCTCCGCCGGCGGCGAGTGGGGCGGCGCGGTGCTCATGGCGATCGAGCACGCCCCGGCCAACCGCCGCGGCCTCTACGGCTCGTTCGTGCAGGCCGGCGTGCCGATCGGCATGCTGCTCGCGACCGGCATCCTCGCGGCGATCCGCGCCATCTTCCCCGGCGACGCGTTCCTCGAGGTCGGCTGGCGCATCCCCTTCTTCATCTCGATCATCCTCGTGCTGGTCGGCTTCATCGTGCGCCGCTCGGTCGACGAGTCGCCGGTGTTCCAGGAGATCAAGGAGACCGCGCAGGAGTCGTCGGCGCCGATCGCGCTCGTGTTCAAGAAGTACGGCCTCGTGGTGCTCTTCGCCGCGATGGTCTTCATGGCCAACAACGCCACCGGCTACATGACGACCGGCGGCTACATCCAGGGCCTCGCCTCGCGGCCCGTCGACGGCACGCCTCCCGGGCTGGGCTTCGACCCCGTCGGCGTGCAGCTCGCCGCCTTCGCGGGCTCGCTCTCGTGGCTCGTGTTCACCTTCGTCGCCGGCTGGCTCTCCGACCGCATCGGCCGCAAGCCGCTCTACCTCATCGGGTGGCTCGCGCTCGCGATCGGCATCGTGCCGCTGTTCGTGCTCGTCGAGACCGGTGTCGCGGGCGTCGCGTGGGCGACGATCATCCTGGGTGCGGGCCTCGGCCTCACCTACGGCGCGCAGGCCGCCTGGTACGCCGAGTCCTTCCCGGCGTCGGTGCGCTACTCGGGCGTCTCGATCGCCTACGCGATCGGCGCGGTCATCGGTGGCGCCTTCGCGCCGACCATCGCGCAGGCGCTGCTGCAGGCGACCGGCACGACGTGGGCGATCGTCGGCTACCTGCTCGCGACGGTCGTGATCTCCGTCATCGGCACGCTGCTGATGAAGGACCGCACCGGCGTGCCGCTCTCGATCGAGTTCGAGAAGTCGGGCAAGTGGGACGGCTGGCGTCGCGGCGACGCGTACGAGGAGCTCTCGACGGTCGACGCCGAGGCGAACGCCCGCCGCTGA
- a CDS encoding fumarylacetoacetate hydrolase family protein: protein MDASTQPSTAASTTDTAPAAATAAWQLLGARPPKVFAMHIGYAARAAQKGRTPEAPGYFLKPATSLTTGGEVVAPAGTEIFGFEGEIAIVIGRGGRAIDEADAWGHVAHVTASNDLGVFDLRWADKGSNIRSKGGDGFTAIGPALLPAERLDPASIEVRTWLDGELVQEDSSSTLLFSLAQIVSDLSQLVTLEPGDVILTGTPANASTFGPGQRVEVEVSATDLDGERLSTGRLASTVRVGDQQLPPYSAQPKPTPEQWADASGRPIDEFRAESAPVLDDELRAQLSTIALATLSSGLRKRGLNNVSIDGLRSTQPGKRIVGTARTLRYVPNREDLFTSHGGGYNAQKRLFDDLHEGDVVVIEARGDNRSGTLGDILALRARHLGAAGIVTDGGVRDLDVVTEIGVPTYHAGGHPAVLGRLHVPWSYDETVACGGATVQPGDIIVADGDGVLVIPPALVRELVEESIEQERAEEFIAAQVDAGERIDGLFPMNAEWRAKYAASQEQAGA, encoded by the coding sequence ATGGATGCATCGACGCAGCCCTCGACGGCCGCCAGCACGACCGACACCGCCCCCGCCGCCGCGACGGCGGCCTGGCAGCTGCTCGGCGCGCGACCGCCGAAGGTCTTCGCGATGCACATCGGCTACGCCGCGCGCGCCGCGCAGAAGGGCCGCACGCCCGAGGCGCCCGGCTACTTTCTCAAGCCCGCGACCTCCCTCACGACCGGCGGCGAGGTCGTCGCGCCCGCAGGCACCGAGATCTTCGGGTTCGAGGGCGAGATCGCGATCGTCATCGGCCGGGGCGGTCGCGCGATCGACGAGGCGGATGCGTGGGGCCACGTCGCGCACGTCACGGCCTCGAACGACCTCGGGGTCTTCGACCTCCGCTGGGCCGACAAGGGCTCCAACATCCGCTCGAAGGGCGGCGACGGCTTCACCGCGATCGGCCCCGCGCTGCTGCCCGCCGAGCGCCTCGACCCGGCGTCGATCGAGGTGCGCACCTGGCTCGACGGCGAGCTCGTGCAGGAGGACTCGAGCTCGACCCTCCTCTTCTCGCTCGCGCAGATCGTGAGCGACCTGTCGCAGCTCGTCACGCTCGAGCCCGGCGACGTCATCCTCACCGGCACGCCCGCGAACGCGTCGACCTTCGGTCCCGGCCAGAGGGTCGAGGTCGAGGTGAGCGCGACGGACCTCGACGGCGAGCGCCTCTCCACCGGCCGCCTCGCCTCCACCGTGCGCGTCGGCGACCAGCAGCTGCCGCCCTACTCCGCCCAGCCGAAGCCGACGCCCGAGCAGTGGGCCGACGCATCCGGCCGCCCGATCGACGAGTTCCGCGCCGAGTCCGCGCCGGTGCTCGACGACGAGCTGCGCGCGCAGCTCTCGACGATCGCGCTCGCGACCCTCTCGTCGGGCCTGCGCAAGCGCGGCCTCAACAACGTCTCGATCGACGGCCTGCGCTCCACGCAGCCCGGCAAGCGCATCGTCGGCACCGCCCGCACCCTGCGCTACGTGCCCAACCGCGAAGACCTCTTCACGAGCCACGGCGGCGGCTACAACGCCCAGAAGCGGCTCTTCGACGACCTGCACGAGGGCGACGTCGTCGTCATCGAGGCGCGCGGCGACAACCGCTCGGGCACGCTCGGCGACATCCTGGCGCTGCGCGCCCGTCACCTCGGCGCGGCCGGCATCGTCACCGACGGCGGCGTGCGCGACCTCGACGTCGTCACCGAGATCGGGGTGCCGACCTATCACGCGGGCGGCCACCCGGCGGTGCTCGGGCGGCTGCACGTGCCGTGGAGCTACGACGAGACCGTCGCGTGCGGCGGCGCCACCGTGCAGCCCGGCGACATCATCGTCGCCGACGGCGACGGCGTGCTCGTGATCCCGCCGGCGCTCGTGCGCGAGCTCGTCGAGGAGTCGATCGAGCAGGAGCGCGCCGAGGAGTTCATCGCCGCACAGGTCGACGCCGGCGAGCGCATCGACGGGCTCTTCCCCATGAACGCCGAGTGGCGCGCGAAGTACGCCGCGTCGCAGGAGCAGGCGGGCGCCTGA
- a CDS encoding GntR family transcriptional regulator, translated as MPARRRAAAVVETGGAVAPSKSQRAYDLLHDRIVDGTYSPGFRLVLDAIGRELDMSVVPVREAIRRLEAEGLVTFERNVGAKVAEIDELQYHDTMEALSFAEGAAISLAAGLYSKSDLDDARAINGRMRDSLAAFDPMQFTALNEAFHRRLSDVCPNETVREIVDTCWKRIGRLRQSTFSFVPGRATASVDEHDAILGLIEEGADPRRIELAVRAHRLATPDAFLHRTHPQH; from the coding sequence ATGCCCGCCCGCAGACGCGCGGCCGCGGTCGTCGAGACCGGCGGCGCCGTCGCGCCGTCGAAGTCGCAGCGCGCCTACGACCTGCTGCACGACCGCATCGTCGACGGCACCTACTCCCCCGGCTTCCGGCTCGTGCTCGACGCGATCGGCCGCGAGCTCGACATGAGCGTCGTGCCGGTGCGCGAGGCCATCCGCCGCCTCGAGGCCGAGGGGCTCGTGACCTTCGAGCGCAACGTCGGCGCGAAGGTCGCCGAGATCGACGAGCTGCAGTACCACGACACGATGGAGGCCCTCTCGTTCGCCGAGGGCGCCGCCATCTCGCTCGCGGCAGGCCTGTACTCGAAGTCCGACCTCGACGACGCCCGCGCGATCAACGGCCGGATGCGCGACTCGCTCGCCGCGTTCGACCCCATGCAGTTCACGGCGCTCAACGAGGCGTTCCACCGGCGCTTGAGCGACGTGTGCCCGAACGAGACCGTGCGCGAGATCGTCGACACCTGCTGGAAGCGCATCGGGCGGCTGCGGCAGTCGACGTTCTCCTTCGTGCCCGGCCGGGCCACCGCATCCGTCGACGAGCACGACGCGATCCTCGGCCTCATCGAGGAGGGGGCCGACCCTCGGCGCATCGAGCTCGCCGTGCGCGCGCACCGGCTCGCGACGCCCGACGCGTTCCTGCACCGCACGCATCCCCAGCACTGA
- the hpaE gene encoding 5-carboxymethyl-2-hydroxymuconate semialdehyde dehydrogenase, with protein sequence MAEQPAGIPELIPHYIDGERVPSVDGDTFGVLNPVTNEDYTVAASGKQADIDLAVAAATRAFEEGPWPRMKNRERARILSRIADIVESRDQELAQFESWDSGLPITQARGQAQRAAENFRFFADLIVAGRDDTYKVPGSQVNYVNRKPKGVAGLITPWNTPFMLESWKLGPALASGCTVVLKPAEFTPLSASLWAGIFEEAELPKGVFNLVNGFGETAGDALVKHPDVPLISFTGESSTGKLIFGNAAPHLKALSMELGGKSPAVVFADADLDAAIDSTLFGVFSLNGERCTAGSRILVERSIYDEFVERYAERAKNIVVGDPHDPKTEVGALVHPEHFEKVMSYVEIGKQEGRLLAGGGRPEGLPEGNYVAPTVFADVAPDARIFQEEIFGPVVAITPFDSDDEALELANNTRYGLAAYIWTRDLQRAHLFAQSVEAGMVWLNSHNVRDLRSPFGGVKASGLGHEGGYRSLDFYSDQQAVHITLGDVHTARFGASA encoded by the coding sequence ATGGCCGAGCAGCCCGCAGGCATCCCCGAGCTCATCCCCCACTACATCGACGGCGAGCGCGTGCCGTCGGTCGACGGCGACACCTTCGGCGTGCTGAACCCGGTCACGAACGAGGACTACACCGTCGCGGCGTCGGGCAAGCAGGCCGACATCGACCTCGCCGTTGCCGCCGCGACGCGCGCGTTCGAGGAGGGCCCGTGGCCGCGGATGAAGAACCGCGAGCGCGCGCGCATCCTCAGCCGCATCGCCGACATCGTCGAGTCGCGCGACCAAGAGCTCGCGCAGTTCGAGTCGTGGGACTCGGGCCTGCCGATCACGCAGGCGCGCGGCCAGGCGCAGCGCGCGGCCGAGAACTTCCGCTTCTTCGCCGACCTCATCGTCGCCGGCCGCGACGACACGTACAAGGTGCCCGGCAGCCAGGTGAACTACGTCAACCGCAAGCCGAAGGGCGTCGCGGGCCTCATCACCCCCTGGAACACGCCCTTCATGCTCGAGTCGTGGAAGCTGGGCCCCGCGCTCGCCTCCGGCTGCACCGTCGTGCTCAAGCCCGCCGAGTTCACGCCGCTCTCGGCCTCGCTCTGGGCCGGCATCTTCGAGGAGGCCGAACTGCCCAAGGGCGTGTTCAACCTCGTCAACGGCTTCGGCGAGACCGCGGGCGACGCGCTCGTGAAGCACCCCGACGTGCCGCTCATCTCGTTCACGGGCGAGTCGTCGACGGGCAAGCTCATCTTCGGCAACGCCGCCCCGCACCTCAAGGCGCTCTCGATGGAGCTCGGCGGCAAGAGCCCCGCGGTCGTCTTCGCCGACGCCGACCTCGACGCCGCGATCGACTCGACGCTCTTCGGCGTCTTCTCGCTCAACGGCGAGCGCTGCACCGCCGGCAGCCGCATCCTCGTCGAGCGCTCGATCTACGACGAGTTCGTCGAGCGCTACGCCGAGCGCGCGAAGAACATCGTCGTGGGCGACCCGCACGACCCGAAGACCGAGGTCGGCGCGCTCGTGCACCCCGAGCACTTCGAGAAGGTCATGTCCTACGTCGAGATCGGCAAGCAGGAGGGCCGCCTGCTCGCCGGCGGCGGCCGCCCCGAGGGGCTGCCGGAGGGCAACTACGTCGCGCCCACGGTCTTCGCCGACGTCGCACCGGATGCGCGGATCTTCCAGGAGGAGATCTTCGGCCCAGTCGTCGCCATCACCCCGTTCGACTCCGACGACGAGGCGCTCGAGCTCGCGAACAACACGCGCTACGGCCTCGCCGCCTACATCTGGACGCGCGACCTGCAGCGCGCCCACCTCTTCGCGCAGAGCGTCGAAGCCGGCATGGTGTGGCTCAACAGCCACAACGTGCGCGACCTGCGCAGCCCGTTCGGCGGTGTGAAGGCCTCCGGCCTCGGCCACGAGGGCGGCTACCGCTCGCTCGACTTCTACAGCGACCAGCAGGCCGTGCACATCACGCTCGGCGACGTCCACACCGCCCGGTTCGGCGCATCCGCCTGA
- the hpaD gene encoding 3,4-dihydroxyphenylacetate 2,3-dioxygenase — protein MNEIPTSEIPKPTVPAPDIIRCAAMDLVVTDLAASRAFYVDVLGMHVTEEDDEAIYLRSFEEFIHHNLVLRKGPIAAVAAFAYRVRTPEDVDRAEAYYQELGCRTERRKDGFQKGFGDSVRVEDPLGFPYEFFYATEHVERLHQRYDLYSAGELVRLDHFNQVTPDVPRGRKYLEDLGFRVTEDIQDDQGVTYAAWMHRKGTVHDTALTGGNGPRMHHIAFSTHEKHNIIQICDKLGALRMSDHIERGPGRHGVSNAFYLYITDPDGHRVEIYTQDYWTGDPDNPVITWDVHDNQRRDWWGNPVVPSWYTEASLVLDLDGNPKEVVERTDSSEMEVTIGADGFSYTRAGDEDGTYRGEAAKGFKIGHQL, from the coding sequence ATGAACGAGATCCCCACGTCCGAGATCCCGAAGCCCACGGTGCCCGCGCCCGACATCATCCGCTGCGCGGCCATGGACCTCGTGGTCACCGACCTGGCCGCGAGCCGCGCGTTCTACGTCGACGTGCTCGGCATGCACGTGACCGAGGAGGACGACGAGGCGATCTACCTGCGGTCGTTCGAGGAGTTCATCCACCACAACCTCGTGCTGCGGAAGGGCCCGATCGCCGCCGTCGCCGCGTTCGCCTACCGCGTGCGCACCCCCGAGGACGTCGACCGCGCCGAGGCCTACTACCAGGAGCTCGGCTGCCGCACCGAGCGCCGGAAGGACGGCTTCCAGAAGGGCTTCGGCGACAGCGTGCGCGTCGAGGACCCGCTCGGCTTCCCCTACGAGTTCTTCTACGCGACCGAGCACGTCGAGCGGCTGCACCAGCGCTACGACCTCTACTCGGCGGGCGAGCTCGTGCGCCTCGACCACTTCAACCAGGTCACACCCGACGTGCCGCGCGGCCGCAAGTACCTCGAGGACCTCGGCTTCCGCGTCACCGAGGACATCCAGGACGACCAGGGCGTCACCTACGCGGCGTGGATGCACCGCAAGGGCACCGTGCACGACACGGCGCTCACCGGCGGCAACGGCCCGCGCATGCACCACATCGCCTTCTCGACGCACGAGAAGCACAACATCATCCAGATCTGCGACAAGCTCGGCGCGCTGCGGATGTCGGACCACATCGAGCGCGGACCGGGCCGTCACGGCGTCTCCAACGCGTTCTACCTCTACATCACCGACCCCGACGGCCACCGCGTCGAGATCTACACCCAGGACTACTGGACCGGCGACCCCGACAACCCCGTCATCACGTGGGACGTGCACGACAACCAGCGCCGCGACTGGTGGGGCAACCCCGTCGTGCCGTCCTGGTACACCGAGGCGTCGCTCGTGCTCGACCTCGACGGCAACCCGAAGGAGGTCGTCGAGCGCACCGACTCGAGCGAGATGGAGGTGACGATCGGCGCCGACGGCTTCTCGTACACCCGCGCGGGCGACGAGGACGGCACGTACCGCGGCGAGGCGGCGAAGGGGTTCAAGATCGGCCACCAGCTGTGA